A stretch of Armatimonadota bacterium DNA encodes these proteins:
- a CDS encoding DUF3160 domain-containing protein, translating to MKRIAHVIFLTLVVGTSVAQTAANKPYKVTASLKEVANAKTFVEGYSLTDGQRALLAKNLFFTYPLGDAEMFWVYGRNDYKNLSSIVTADNVLQIYHVFFESTLRIAEQTALNKELLGLTSSMLSQAAKTYQDCKGTPLESAALKNLAYFGLASSLSGKPAKMPAVAKAMVDQELALIKAHQGFAKSAIFPYEIDYSQFIPRGHYTKTPLLTRYFLTMMLYGLVPFSVEKTVNGKTVLIKEQLQQSLLLARDLELSKAKTRWQRIYDVTALFAGKSNNLTPGEWATACAKVFGAKPPVKAYSEDAKLRAFVNLARGMRQPPIVPVHRSRTGAVAGDLQLRFMGQRAIPDSAMLQRLSEPDMRPFPTGLDVMAVLGSARARQILDGNPKEFNAKGWREYGSQRKTLEAQFAAIKAVEWRRDLYWSWLDTLKPYLATVPSGYPSFMRSQAWTDRCLYSALASWAELRHDTILYGEQSVAEMGGGEDEPPPFVKGYVEPNVAFYKRLKEFVIQTRDGLKSRGFLTKPIKDDATAFLGLLDFFLRVSQTELRNGKLAKKDHERIRHIEGELENLNYDLLRTAAGYQQLSQDDLNMALVADIHTAYGQALTVAVGSADGLVAVVPIEGKLYLAHGSSLSFYEFKVPVSGRLTDKQWQTMLESGEAPERPFWIKSFFSKDTIEKED from the coding sequence TTGAAGCGCATTGCCCATGTCATCTTTCTGACCTTGGTCGTGGGCACCAGTGTTGCCCAGACCGCCGCCAACAAACCCTACAAGGTCACGGCCAGCCTAAAAGAAGTCGCCAACGCCAAGACCTTTGTCGAGGGATACAGCCTCACCGACGGCCAGCGGGCCCTCCTCGCCAAAAACCTCTTTTTCACCTATCCCCTTGGCGACGCCGAGATGTTCTGGGTCTACGGCCGTAACGACTACAAGAACCTGAGCTCGATCGTAACCGCCGACAACGTCCTCCAGATCTATCACGTTTTCTTCGAATCCACGCTGCGCATCGCCGAGCAAACCGCGCTGAACAAAGAGCTCCTGGGACTGACATCCTCGATGCTCAGCCAAGCCGCCAAGACCTACCAGGACTGCAAGGGGACGCCGCTCGAATCGGCGGCGCTGAAGAACCTGGCTTACTTTGGTCTCGCATCAAGCTTAAGCGGCAAACCCGCCAAAATGCCCGCCGTCGCGAAAGCGATGGTGGACCAAGAGCTGGCGCTGATCAAAGCCCATCAGGGGTTCGCCAAGAGCGCGATCTTCCCCTATGAGATCGACTATTCCCAGTTCATCCCTCGCGGGCACTACACCAAGACGCCGCTCCTCACGCGCTACTTCCTCACGATGATGCTCTACGGACTTGTGCCGTTTTCGGTCGAGAAGACCGTGAACGGCAAGACCGTGCTCATCAAGGAGCAGCTTCAGCAGTCGCTCCTGCTGGCTCGGGACCTCGAACTCTCGAAGGCGAAGACGCGTTGGCAGCGCATCTACGATGTCACCGCTCTCTTTGCGGGCAAGTCGAACAACCTGACCCCGGGCGAGTGGGCGACAGCCTGCGCCAAGGTCTTCGGGGCCAAGCCACCCGTCAAGGCCTACTCTGAAGACGCCAAGCTCAGAGCGTTTGTGAACCTGGCTAGGGGCATGCGCCAACCCCCGATCGTGCCGGTCCATCGCAGCCGAACCGGCGCAGTCGCGGGCGACCTGCAGCTCCGGTTCATGGGCCAACGCGCCATCCCCGACAGCGCGATGCTTCAGCGCCTCAGCGAGCCGGACATGAGGCCCTTCCCCACCGGCCTCGACGTGATGGCGGTCTTGGGCAGCGCCCGGGCGAGGCAGATCCTCGATGGCAACCCGAAGGAGTTCAACGCCAAGGGCTGGAGGGAGTACGGCTCGCAGCGCAAGACGCTGGAGGCTCAGTTCGCGGCCATCAAGGCGGTCGAATGGCGGCGCGACCTCTATTGGTCGTGGCTGGACACGCTCAAGCCGTACCTGGCGACCGTGCCAAGCGGCTATCCCAGCTTCATGCGCAGCCAAGCCTGGACCGACCGCTGCCTCTACAGCGCTCTGGCATCCTGGGCGGAGCTTCGGCACGACACGATCCTCTATGGCGAGCAATCCGTTGCCGAAATGGGAGGTGGAGAGGACGAGCCGCCTCCCTTTGTGAAGGGTTATGTGGAGCCCAATGTCGCCTTCTACAAGCGCCTGAAGGAGTTTGTGATCCAGACCCGAGACGGCCTGAAATCCCGGGGATTTCTCACCAAGCCGATCAAAGACGACGCCACCGCCTTCCTCGGCCTTCTTGACTTCTTCCTCAGAGTCAGCCAGACCGAGTTGAGGAACGGCAAGCTCGCCAAGAAGGACCATGAGCGAATCCGGCACATCGAAGGCGAGCTCGAAAACCTCAACTATGATCTCTTGCGAACCGCCGCAGGGTATCAGCAGCTCAGCCAGGACGACCTGAACATGGCCCTGGTAGCCGACATCCACACCGCCTATGGCCAGGCGCTAACCGTGGCGGTCGGGAGTGCCGACGGGCTGGTCGCGGTGGTGCCCATTGAAGGCAAACTCTATCTGGCGCATGGCTCCTCGCTCAGCTTCTACGAGTTCAAGGTGCCGGTCTCGGGGCGGCTCACAGACAAGCAGTGGCAGACGATGCTGGAGAGCGGAGAGGCGCCGGAACGCCCGTTCTGGATCAAGTCCTTCTTCAGCAAAGACACGATCGAGAAGGAGGATTGA